A genomic window from Pecten maximus chromosome 2, xPecMax1.1, whole genome shotgun sequence includes:
- the LOC117322031 gene encoding uncharacterized protein LOC117322031, which produces MPGINVNNNEFTQFDSPADNKYEYITTDDYLYTEPLDLSIKLQPNVGNPFIGSGAGRSIDVFSRQDVQVVSTSPNDDVNIGKTINFDGHEAFGAVCVIQNKLPMPSLNTTHLSTFDRMNTDHDTARNVDCVEVNCYNPRSHLQTEQENDKGVLSRPSPRETEFDENANYIGLELKTSKSCLSNRNMLSQLDSNKFCENLQQESNGVVQHATRTSLWYHDRPQDTATATRSEVPYTATRSEVPYTATRSEVPYTATRSEVPYTATRSEFPYTATRSEGSCSATRSEFPYTATRSEGSCSATRPEIPYAATRCEDFCLPRHDDIQSGSQVQSRNTRQQERKGELPTPRSGSRIQDTFRSDGDVDWINSNLNHHKMDKERSWPDLKLMRESQDSREKHYPNASYNSNRDTHTEPEETMLMHMMYTQPTLGADGYSEEDMHFKRGGSSGRRLQCSYPMDSMKINLENKDVPLDLSCNKTYTIPRGSVPDQPISVGNFRPSFESSVRGLRPTFENFPDLQPKFSSSMCNVQSHFGIVNELPNVRKLNSSYLMFPGILTNLCLPDNIPELLSQPAIPNPGCIAYPQQPMMPPFDWSDPRVTGGAETWKATPYQPVPDVVPIAEHSTHPNQVLAAPGPVQLPDYVSDSFGYNYKSHPRRDSGSKNLSRKRTSRTKKKYKVLSQILESRDESEFRKIARPENCPLPSVKSGTSCTSFHVHPIAQTFPAMPHRHFMPGPSDSYLQPPSASVSLPCQQSCFSDNILRKKPPGISGHDKELFRPYMDYKETMSNRNPDMTSRMMNTGLQNSNFNVVGPPGKFKFQEGRYNDTGGNSNVRSYVNMPFHGNLDSQSVSSVNKAGYSQFGDTENVQQFQVPHDTGYQPVAPSWGQHCFNGDETNIFRHPNEINRTWFHGNQRQVLDHNRNIDAVTEHGKIGVEMSHTTKRSRISRKNWKNWFVGQ; this is translated from the coding sequence ATGCCAGgaataaatgtaaataacaaCGAATTCACACAGTTTGACTCCCCTGCTGACAATAAGTATGAATATATCACTACAGACGATTACCTTTATACAGAGCCCTTAGACTTGTCCATCAAACTGCAGCCAAACGTTGGTAATCCCTTCATAGGGAGCGGTGCAGGGAGAAGCATTGATGTATTTAGTAGACAGGATGTTCAAGTTGTGTCAACAAGTCCTAATGATGATGTAAATATTGGAAAGACAATTAATTTTGATGGGCATGAAGCTTTCGGTGCAGTGTGTGTCATTCAGAACAAACTCCCCATGCCTTCTTTAAACACCACACATTTGAGCACTTTCGACAGGATGAATACTGATCATGATACTGCAAGGAATGTAGACTGTGTTGAAGTGAATTGCTACAATCCAAGAAGCCATTTACAGACAGAACAGGAGAATGACAAAGGAGTTTTATCCAGACCTAGTCCTAGAGAAACTGAATTTGATGAGAATGCCAACTACATCGGTCTTGAGTTGAAAACCAGCAAGTCATGTTTAAGTAACAGAAATATGCTTAGTCAGCTAGATAGTAATAAATTCTGTGAAAATTTACAACAGGAAAGTAACGGCGTAGTCCAACATGCTACCAGGACTAGCTTGTGGTACCATGACAGACCTCAGGATACCGCCACGGCCACTAGGTCTGAGGTTCCATATACAGCCACTAGGTCTGAGGTTCCATATACAGCCACCAGGTCTGAGGTTCCATATACAGCCACCAGGTCTGAGGTTCCATATACTGCCACAAGGTCAGAGTTTCCCTATACAGCCACCAGGTCTGAAGGTTCCTGTTCAGCCACAAGGTCAGAGTTTCCCTATACAGCCACCAGGTCTGAAGGTTCCTGTTCAGCCACCAGACCAGAGATTCCCTATGCAGCCACCAGGTGTGAGGATTTCTGTCTCCCTAGGCATGACGATATTCAGTCTGGATCTCAAGTGCAGTCAAGGAATACCAGGCAACAAGAAAGGAAGGGGGAACTACCAACTCCCAGATCAGGGAGCAGAATTCAGGACACATTTAGATCAGATGGAGATGTGGATTGGATAAATTCCAACTTAAACCATCACAAAATGGACAAGGAAAGAAGCTGGCCGGATTTGAAGTTGATGAGAGAAAGCCAAGATTCGAGAGAAAAACATTATCCAAATGCCTCTTATAACTCTAACAGGGATACACACACAGAGCCAGAGGAGACAATGTTGATGCATATGATGTATACTCAGCCGACATTAGGAGCTGATGGGTACAGCGAGGAGGACATGCATTTCAAACGAGGAGGGTCCAGTGGTAGGAGATTACAGTGTAGCTATCCTATGGATTCGATGAAAATTAATCTGGAGAATAAAGATGTACCATTGGATTTATCTTGTAATAAAACATACACCATTCCAAGGGGATCTGTTCCTGATCAGCCTATTTCTGTTGGTAACTTTCGGCCAAGTTTCGAATCTTCAGTTCGTGGCCTCCGACCTACTTTTGAGAATTTTCCTGACCTTCAGCCTAAATTTTCAAGTTCCATGTGCAACGTTCAGTCTCATTTTGGAATTGTGAATGAATTGCCTAATGTTAGGAAGTTGAACTCCAGTTATTTGATGTTTCCAGGGATTCTAACAAATCTGTGTCTGCCAGACAATATACCAGAACTTCTTAGTCAACCTGCCATACCCAATCCAGGCTGTATCGCCTACCCACAGCAACCAATGATGCCGCCATTTGATTGGTCGGATCCTAGAGTTACAGGTGGTGCCGAAACTTGGAAGGCTACTCCTTACCAACCTGTGCCAGATGTGGTGCCCATTGCGGAACATAGTACACACCCCAATCAAGTGCTAGCAGCTCCGGGACCAGTACAACTTCCAGATTACGTGTCTGACTCTTTTGGGTATAATTATAAATCACACCCTAGAAGAGACAGTGGCAGCAAAAATCTTTCAAGGAAACGGACGTCAAggacaaagaaaaaatataaagttCTGAGCCAGATCCTAGAGAGCCGTGATGAATCAGAATTTAGGAAGATAGCCCGACCTGAAAATTGTCCTCTTCCTTCTGTGAAATCTGGTACATCATGTACAAGTTTCCATGTACATCCCATAGCACAGACATTTCCTGCTATGCCTCACAGACATTTCATGCCAGGCCCATCAGACTCGTATCTACAGCCTCCCAGTGCCTCTGTATCACTTCCTTGTCAGCAGTCATGCTTTTCTGACAATATTCTCAGGAAGAAGCCGCCTGGAATTTCGGGTCATGACAAGGAGCTGTTCAGACCCTATATGGATTATAAAGAGACGATGTCTAACAGAAATCCAGACATGACCTCCAGAATGATGAATACTGGTTTACAGAATTCAAATTTTAATGTGGTTGGGCCACCTGGGAAATTCAAATTTCAAGAAGGAAGATATAATGACACAGGAGGAAATTCAAATGTAAGGTCCTATGTAAATATGCCATTTCATGGAAATCTAGATTCACAGTCAGTATCTAGTGTTAATAAAGCTGGATATTCTCAGTTTGGAGACACGGAAAATGTACAGCAGTTTCAAGTTCCACATGACACAGGTTACCAGCCTGTCGCACCTAGTTGGGGTCAGCACTGTTTTAACGGTGATGAAACAAATATCTTCAGACATCCGAATGAGATCAACAGAACATGGTTTCATGGAAATCAAAGACAAGTCTTGGATCACAACAGAAACATAGATGCTGTTACTGAACACGGAAAGATTGGTGTCGAAATGTCACATACAACTAAAAGATCTAGAATTTCACGAAAAAACTGGAAAAACTGGTTTGTTGGACAATAG
- the LOC117322030 gene encoding uncharacterized protein LOC117322030: MVKEEPVMDGYPDTSQSEMTQEDNLFVSTEHGKMFLRTASTEPSGDNGKESEEIENDDLIDKLYLEGRGLHKDKSRKFRKKNKILEEETDGHHHEQMPGRIIGHDESSGEEATAVLEKGTDESPEQDLAHLYREQQRTKAGKSKKMSSKLVHNSPKKRKILEQGTGMLGRKRRVVSPARSSSPVSGDDMVPEDEVSYNLRCRPADKEVGSATNDLRQVDLSLVKTEPIDHSELDQGSTVTDAEFNKTDSTSWIKKEPFTEDGENLTENAMETNVPVPVKLIRNEVVNSGTPESGMENRFEDLNQLHGDGETKSAKNPASLVMGGRHINLQSGQKIWYALPNGDKSALQIGVGGDQKKIVKVIKLNNIKNGPNTVPLTGNLKLLRLKKAPNMSSCQGKEIPLSSVLNHKNVTLVKNTTDSTGNKQGNKDLMLKKIDGIIKENLELMKKNQLPARRKGYSSLVEQLPNQNQQLLGPQWREEIDEETGKTTMVLMPTQEKKDNKKAMNTVIYRYEDRSKCSGAKKYQKVIGSSQKLNISSTPVIMLRQPVKVKQNRVVKKPAMCNSFTQTKEDLSGKKKLGTGGNAMMVKDASMQTETCPGNAEAIGKETSTKTQGIGSGDTSTNPVGEVSDHSEETDLLMDVEDVDFINLENKSALDPLAVPRPVWKWNSREMVSIGVNTYEGSVDESNTPLHHEYAIAPSKDKPKYQTYVTGRSKQCRSQWMKVNKMQKLIKRKTLLKSKEWEYECKVAALRKKLDQRRGMNDDTSEVVRKDLSMENTDVPADVATSEQSKHEGKEASNNSTEKVVHEKEDDKEENSVPSKNSAVLLGTRSSSRIKCRQKQALENADMSTFFERVQMKLGDVEEVEVGYGHVATYITDSSDEEWEQILDEHVANKLQRLRKELSNVDQSSSDSDSIPTEPDNEEDVTYSPDKDTEPNKYIKVVANPQLWKEEYRKMKKLYLDVKLEDYPAMWERKLFTSNLRQVRNVAVESKSYEEYRCMLCTGHHAFHTSAADLMESHLEEHLNSNFPCKECTATFDLQNLLTEHCIKEHSVTCGICNQEFSSQGLYKRHVGRMHGQRSFPCFKCNEKFKNKLQFKQHLLDAHPGSAHKCEKCGVILRSHLNAMQGHQNSKNCLRRQQGNLKTQCEICGKLVSENGIRKHRQRVHQKLRTFKCDVCSYAGITLQALKDHKKTHTGEHPVKCTMCDFSCIKPYQLKCHMRTHLKLKPYKCDKCSYAASWNVQVKDHMRAHFSPTRVDCVECKIAYKDQRGLNLHRHKEHGEGLRAKKDKTKNISSKKRGRPTRSKEGEVKTKNRHGARTRKTEEPSSEEDEYMDSDAELQNELSEGEEKVIPRKSTRRRATKQPDPQYEQSSEEDEDEYDSEEQEQADSYVPSVSNLIQ; this comes from the exons aTGGACACCATCATGAGCAGATGCCTGGGAGGATCATTGGACATGATGAAAGTTCAGGAGAGGAAGCAACAGCTGTATTGGAGAAGGGAACGGATGAATCACCAGAACAGGATTTGGCTCACTTATATAGGGAACAGCAAAGGACCAAGGCAGGGAAATCCAAGAAAATGTCATCAAAACTTGTACACAATTCTCcaaaaaagagaaaaattcTGGAGCAGGGAACTGGAATGTTGGGCAGGAAAcgaagagttgtctcccctgctAGGAGCTCCTCTCCAGTTTCTGGTGATGACATGGTACCTGAAGATGAA GTATCTTACAACTTAAGATGCAGACCAGCTGACAAGGAAGTAGGGAGTGCTACAAATGACCTTCGGCAAGTGGATCTATCTCTAGTGAAGACCGAACCCATAGATCACAGTGAACTGGATCAAGGTAGCACTGTAACAGATGCTGAGTTCAACAAGACAGATTCTACATCATGGATTAAAAAGGAACCTTTTACTGAAGATGGAGAAAATTTGACTGAAAATGCCATGGAAACGAATGTACCAGTTCCTGTAAAACTCATCCGAAATGAGGTTGTCAATTCTGGGACTCCGGAATCAGGCATGGAGAATCGCTTTGAAGATTTGAATCAACTGCATGGAGATGGTGAAACAAAGTCAGCAAAGAACCCTGCATCTTTAGTGATGGGAGGCCGTCATATTAATCTACAGAGTGGCCAGAAAATATGGTATGCTTTACCAAATGGAGATAAGTCAGCCCTTCAGATTGGAGTTGGTGGTGATCAGAAGAAGATTGTTAAAGTTATAAAgctaaacaatataaaaaatggCCCCAACACTGTACCCTTGACTGGTAATCTGAAGTTATTACGGCTTAAAAAGGCACCCAATATGTCTTCCTGTCAAGGTAAAGAAATTCCATTGTCATCTGTTCTCAACCATAAAAATGTGACCCTTGTCAAAAACACTACAGATAGCACGGGGAATAAACAGGGAAATAAAGATCTgatgctgaagaaaattgatggTATAATTAAGGAAAATCTAGAactgatgaaaaaaaatcagctgCCCGCAAGAAGAAAAGGGTATAGCTCATTGGTGGAACAACTACCCAACCAGAATCAACAGCTTCTTGGTCCTCAATGGCGGGAAGAAATAGATGAAGAAACTGGGAAAACTACCATGGTTCTTATGCCCACCCAGGAAAAGAAAGATAATAAAAAAGCAATGAACACAGTCATATATAGATACGAAGATAGATCCAAGTGTTCCGGTGCTAAGAAATACCAGAAAGTTATTGGCTCTTCTCAAAAACTTAATATTTCATCAACTCCTGTGATTATGTTACGGCAACCAGTTAAAGTCAAACAGAATCGAGTCGTAAAGAAACCAGCCATGTGTAACAGTTTTACCCAGACAAAGGAAGACTTGTCAGGTAAGAAAAAACTAGGAACAGGTGGAAATGCGATGATGGTGAAAGATGCTTCAATGCAGACGGAAACTTGTCCAGGGAATGCTGAAGCAATCGGTAAGGAGACCAGTACGAAAACTCAAGGAATCGGTTCCGGGGATACATCAACAAATCCAGTTGGAGAGGTATCGGATCATTCAGAGGAAACGGATCTCCTAATGGACGTAGAAGACGTAGACTTCATCAATCTTGAGAATAAGTCGGCTCTTGACCCACTTGCTGTGCCCAGGCCTGTGTGGAAGTGGAATAGTCGAGAGATGGTTTCCATTGGTGTTAACACCTATGAAGGGTCAGTAGATGAATCAAACACACCTCTTCACCATGAATATGCTATAGCACCCTCCAAAGACAAACCAAAGTATCAAACTTATGTGACTGGAAGATCAAAACAATGTCGGAGTCAATGGATGAAAGTTAACAAAATGCAAAAGTTGATAAAACGCAAGACCTTGCTTAAAAGTAAAGAATGGGAATATGAATGTAAGGTTGCTGCGCTAAGGAAGAAGTTAGATCAAAGGAGAGGGATGAATGACGACACTTCTGAGGTTGTGAGAAAAGACTTATCTATGGAAAACACTGATGTGCCTGCCGATGTAGCTACATCAGAGCAAAGCAAACATGAGGGAAAGGAAGCGTCAAACAATTCAACAGAGAAAGTGGTGCATGAGAAAGAAGATGACAAGGAAGAGAACTCTGTTCCTTCCAAGAATTCTGCTGTCCTACTTGGGACTCGTAGCAGTTCTCGTATCAAATGTCGTCAAAAACAAGCTCTCGAAAACGCAGACATGTCGACATTCTTTGAGAGGGTTCAGATGAAGCTTGGTGATGTAGAGGAAGTAGAAGTTGGATATGGCCATGTTGCTACCTACATAACAGACTCCAGTGATGAGGAGTGGGAACAG ATATTGGACGAGCATGTTGCCAATAAGTTACAGCGACTTCGTAAGGAGTTGAGCAATGTAGACCAATCCAGCTCGGACTCGGATTCTATTCCAACTGAACCAGATAACGAGGAAGATGTCACTTATTCACCAGACAAGGATACAGAACCTAACAAGTATATCAAGGTTGTGGCAAATCCTCAGTTGTGGAAGGAAGAATACAGAAAGATGAAGAAACTGTACCTGGATGTAAAACTAGAGGATTATCCCGCCATGTGGGAAAGGAAACTATTCACTTCAAATTTACGCCAG GTGCGTAATGTTGCAGTTGAATCCAAGTCGTATGAGGAGTACAGATGTATGTTGTGTACTGGACATCATGCCTTCCATACGAGTGCAGCCGACCTCATGGAGAGCCACCTGGAGGAACATCTCAATTCTAACTTCCCATGCAAGGAATGTACGGCGACTTTCGATCTGCAAAACCTATTGACAGAGCATTGTATCAAGGAGCATAGCGTCACATGTGGGATCTGTAACCAGGAATTTTCCTCTCAGGGCTTATATAAACGCCATGTAGGCCGCATGCACGGCCAGAGAAGTTTTCCATGCTTCAAATGTAAtgaaaagtttaaaaacaaGTTACAGTTTAAACAGCATCTCTTAGATGCACATCCGGGCTCGGCTCATAAATGTGAAAAGTGTGGTGTGATACTTAGGAGTCACCTCAATGCCATGCAGGGGCACCAAAACTCAAAAAACTGTCTGCGACGACAGCAAGGAAATCTAAAGACACAATGCGAAATTTGTGGTAAATTAGTTTCGGAGAATGGAATACGGAAGCACAGGCAAAGGGTGCACCAAAAACTACGAACGTTTAAATGTGATGTGTGTTCATATGCTGGCATTACACTCCAGGCCCTAAAGGATCACAAGAAAACGCACACAG GTGAGCATCCTGTGAAGTGTACAATGTGTGACTTTTCCTGCATCAAACCCTATCAACTTAAATGTCACATGCGCACCCACCTCAAACTTAAACCATACAAGTGTGACAAGTGTAGCTATGCTGCCTCGTGGAATGTCCAGGTGAAGGACCACATGCGGGCCCACTTCAGTCCCACACGTGTGGATTGTGTGGAGTGTAAAATTGCCTACAAAGACCAGCGAGGACTAAACCTCCACCGCCATAAAGAACACGGTGAGGGACTTAGAGCCAAAAAGGATAAAACGAAGAATATCTCTTCAAAGAAACGCGGACGACCGACTCGTTCCAAGGAAGGTGAggtgaaaacaaaaaatagacaTGGGGCAAGGACTAGGAAAACGGAAGAGCCATCGTCCGAGGAAGATGAATACATGGACTCGGATGCAGAACTGCAAAATGAATTGTCAGAAGGGGAAGAAAAAGTCATTCCCCGGAAATCAACCCGGAGAAGAGCCACGAAACAACCGGATCCTCAGTATGAGCAAAGTTCAGAGGAAGACGAGGACGAATATGATAGTGAAGAACAAGAGCAGGCAGATTCATATGTACCATCAGTGTCAAACTTAATCCAGTAA